Proteins encoded by one window of Chryseobacterium aquaeductus:
- a CDS encoding outer membrane beta-barrel protein, which produces MKDLTNNSTMLFRTIIFIFTILLLQITPAQKRKIDTVYVYEKVIVYDTIYFEKAVESRINGVLITLPTVKNQMLEDRVFNVKKTKTKGNSFQYGIEGGIGFKNSSWARELTNDQQQFGENLGIWISSRITTNIHLMVSANVYRWNSTFDLDGNKEDTYLNGFYFTTDSQPLLFQRFNNKHFEYTAQLKLLYEWRKFRPFAGFAVNRNNYKMEFLVPENDVLNKLDDFNSKQFNIGFSFGLQYRILPKILITADYQQFSLNNISLKNSSFDFDIFKTNNTFAERKLNLGISYSISR; this is translated from the coding sequence TTGAAAGACCTAACTAATAACTCAACCATGCTTTTCAGAACCATCATTTTCATTTTCACGATCTTACTATTGCAGATTACGCCAGCACAAAAACGAAAAATAGACACTGTTTATGTCTACGAAAAAGTAATAGTCTACGATACGATTTATTTTGAAAAAGCAGTGGAAAGCAGAATAAACGGCGTATTGATTACCCTTCCGACTGTAAAAAATCAAATGCTTGAAGACAGAGTTTTCAACGTAAAGAAAACCAAAACAAAGGGAAATAGCTTTCAATACGGAATTGAAGGCGGAATAGGCTTTAAAAACAGCAGTTGGGCAAGAGAACTGACTAATGATCAACAACAATTTGGCGAAAATTTAGGAATATGGATTTCCAGTCGTATAACCACAAATATACACCTCATGGTATCTGCCAATGTCTACCGATGGAATTCTACTTTTGATCTTGACGGCAATAAAGAAGACACCTATTTAAACGGATTTTATTTCACCACAGACAGTCAGCCATTGCTTTTTCAGAGATTTAACAATAAACATTTTGAATATACGGCACAGCTCAAACTTTTGTATGAGTGGAGAAAATTCAGACCATTTGCAGGATTCGCAGTGAACAGAAACAATTACAAAATGGAATTCTTAGTTCCCGAAAACGATGTTTTAAATAAACTTGATGACTTCAACAGCAAACAATTCAACATCGGGTTTTCTTTCGGACTGCAATACCGCATCTTACCAAAAATATTGATCACTGCAGATTATCAGCAATTTTCATTAAATAATATATCATTAAAAAACAGTTCATTTGATTTTGACATTTTTAAGACTAATAATACCTTTGCTGAAAGAAAACTGAATCTTGGAATTTCTTATTCCATTTCCAGATAA
- a CDS encoding protease complex subunit PrcB family protein, whose protein sequence is MKNYLLLFFCAVFFTLNSCNSNDENTEYKTPISIQQIGKGNLMGNYLPQQNMVITTSAQWNALLNNVDATNNTSGSFTETNIDFNQFMVIAVFDEVYPNGGHSIDIITIDDTPQSIVVDLEKLLTGNATSVVTQPYHIVKIPKSTKPVVFQ, encoded by the coding sequence ATGAAAAATTATCTACTTCTATTTTTTTGTGCGGTTTTCTTCACCTTAAATTCTTGCAATAGCAATGATGAAAACACTGAGTATAAAACACCGATAAGTATACAACAAATCGGTAAAGGAAATCTGATGGGAAATTATCTTCCGCAACAGAATATGGTGATCACAACTTCTGCGCAATGGAATGCTCTTCTTAATAATGTAGATGCTACCAACAATACTTCAGGTAGCTTTACGGAAACCAACATCGATTTTAATCAGTTTATGGTCATCGCTGTTTTTGATGAAGTTTACCCGAATGGCGGACATTCGATTGACATTATCACCATAGATGACACGCCGCAAAGCATTGTGGTAGATCTTGAAAAATTATTAACGGGAAATGCAACATCCGTTGTTACTCAGCCATACCATATCGTGAAAATACCTAAAAGTACAAAACCTGTTGTATTTCAATAA
- a CDS encoding PaaI family thioesterase, whose product MYTQGKTKEEILKFINNWGEETFAKTLDIQFIDVDLDNETLTATMPVTPKIHQPFGIMHGGASCVLAETMGSSLSNIFIDGNKYFGVGTNINSNHLRSKKDGIVTAVARFIRKGKTMHVSEIEIRDEKGQLINHTTMTNNIISK is encoded by the coding sequence ATGTATACGCAGGGAAAAACGAAGGAAGAAATTTTAAAATTCATCAATAATTGGGGAGAAGAAACTTTTGCTAAAACTCTTGATATACAATTCATTGACGTCGACTTAGACAACGAAACACTCACTGCAACGATGCCTGTCACACCAAAAATTCATCAGCCTTTTGGCATTATGCACGGCGGAGCAAGTTGTGTGTTGGCAGAAACAATGGGTTCTAGTCTTTCTAATATTTTCATTGACGGAAACAAATATTTCGGAGTGGGAACCAATATCAATTCCAATCATTTAAGAAGCAAAAAAGACGGAATAGTAACTGCTGTTGCAAGATTCATAAGGAAAGGAAAAACAATGCACGTTTCCGAAATTGAAATCCGCGACGAAAAAGGTCAACTCATCAATCATACAACGATGACCAATAATATCATCAGCAAATAA
- a CDS encoding RNA polymerase sigma factor, protein MNNGNWQKIYLDHSPKLLGICRRYIADLQTAEDLLQDSFILAMQKSHQLKDEKALFGWLKTIVVNNALQYIRSNSKEIFVSTEISEIPEQSTEMNNSSTEKNHVLAYDFTREELLKSIDSLPLHHRSVFNLYFIENHSHQEIAKLLGINVNTSKSHLLRAKKSVQNYLLNNFVNHHTPKNNKKITQLLVFLGLGGLMWAQTFQSKFADFKISPSKNLSVPDDISSNTVSFSGSNKNFQKKLIISATLLITLIISVLAFKENKTFLHKFSEAESPLKKETANDLKNVSSAESKPETIQKTDVQKQELEEKQADKKTEIPVTVSKATFAKEKKIIVKDSAEIAPRKVIIVKKIIQRDTIFIERPN, encoded by the coding sequence ATGAATAACGGAAACTGGCAAAAAATCTACTTAGACCATTCCCCGAAACTTTTGGGGATTTGTCGCAGATATATCGCAGACTTACAAACTGCGGAAGATCTTTTGCAAGACAGTTTTATCCTCGCAATGCAAAAAAGTCACCAGCTGAAAGATGAAAAAGCTTTGTTTGGCTGGCTCAAAACAATTGTTGTGAACAATGCTCTACAATATATTCGAAGCAACTCAAAAGAAATTTTCGTTTCTACAGAAATATCAGAAATCCCGGAACAATCGACCGAAATGAACAACTCTTCCACAGAAAAAAATCACGTTTTAGCATACGATTTCACCAGAGAAGAACTGTTGAAGTCGATCGACAGTCTGCCATTGCATCACCGTTCGGTTTTCAATTTATATTTTATCGAAAACCATTCTCATCAGGAGATTGCAAAATTATTAGGAATCAATGTAAACACTTCAAAATCTCATTTACTGAGAGCGAAAAAATCTGTTCAGAATTATTTATTAAACAATTTCGTCAATCATCATACACCCAAAAACAATAAGAAGATCACACAATTATTGGTATTTCTGGGATTAGGCGGCTTGATGTGGGCACAGACTTTTCAAAGTAAATTTGCTGATTTTAAAATTTCGCCCTCAAAAAATCTTTCAGTTCCTGATGATATTTCTTCGAATACGGTTTCGTTTTCAGGTTCCAATAAAAATTTTCAGAAGAAACTGATTATTTCTGCTACCTTATTGATCACGCTGATCATTTCTGTTCTGGCATTTAAAGAAAACAAAACATTCTTGCATAAATTTTCAGAAGCTGAGTCTCCGTTAAAAAAAGAGACAGCGAATGATTTAAAAAATGTTTCCTCAGCTGAATCAAAACCAGAAACAATTCAAAAAACTGACGTTCAAAAACAAGAGTTGGAAGAAAAACAGGCAGATAAAAAAACAGAAATTCCGGTAACTGTTTCGAAAGCAACTTTTGCCAAAGAAAAAAAAATAATTGTAAAAGATTCTGCTGAGATTGCCCCTAGAAAAGTGATCATTGTAAAAAAAATCATTCAGAGAGACACCATCTTCATTGAAAGACCTAACTAA
- a CDS encoding chorismate-binding protein, with protein sequence MIYFKFPFDEKLYSTDKNHDQTAVLFKSFDQAETIGFNGNIIEVTEIPDTFSGKLLSQDDSHFSAETHEEYLDKLQKAIEVIKKNQLPKLVLSRRKIFTNFNEIDLKKSFHNLCAAYPNAFRYIFIADDNAWMGAFSEVLGKFNKSTHEFETMSLAGTIPTSESWTDKEIEEQKPVSSYIRNVLEKFSTQSEIQESETYDHISGNIKHLKTDFKLKIKPEDLEAIIEELHPTPAVCGIPKEFCKEKIQELEKFPRELYAGFIRIETDEFIQYFVNLRCAKLYSDAVHLFVGGGITAQSNPEKEWIETELKSEAVLKNLSFLN encoded by the coding sequence ATGATTTACTTCAAATTTCCTTTTGACGAGAAACTTTATTCCACAGATAAAAATCACGATCAAACAGCAGTCTTGTTCAAATCTTTCGATCAGGCTGAAACAATCGGTTTTAATGGAAATATTATAGAAGTAACCGAAATCCCAGATACATTCTCCGGCAAATTATTATCTCAGGATGACTCCCATTTCTCAGCGGAAACTCATGAAGAATATCTCGATAAACTTCAAAAAGCAATTGAGGTCATCAAAAAAAATCAACTACCAAAACTGGTGCTTTCACGCAGAAAGATTTTCACCAACTTCAATGAGATTGATCTGAAGAAAAGCTTCCACAATCTATGCGCAGCTTATCCCAACGCTTTCCGATATATTTTCATTGCAGATGACAACGCCTGGATGGGTGCATTTTCGGAGGTTTTAGGGAAGTTTAACAAATCTACACACGAATTTGAAACAATGAGCTTAGCGGGCACCATACCAACCTCTGAGAGCTGGACTGATAAAGAAATCGAAGAACAGAAACCTGTTTCGTCTTACATCAGAAATGTTTTAGAAAAATTCAGTACACAATCTGAAATTCAGGAATCTGAAACTTATGATCATATTTCAGGAAATATCAAACATTTAAAGACAGATTTTAAGCTGAAAATAAAACCTGAAGATCTTGAGGCAATTATTGAAGAACTTCACCCAACGCCAGCCGTTTGCGGTATTCCGAAAGAGTTTTGTAAGGAAAAAATTCAGGAGCTTGAGAAATTTCCGAGAGAACTGTACGCCGGATTTATCAGAATTGAAACCGACGAATTCATCCAATATTTCGTAAACTTACGCTGTGCAAAATTGTATAGTGATGCGGTACATCTTTTCGTAGGTGGCGGAATTACCGCCCAA